In the Suncus etruscus isolate mSunEtr1 chromosome 20, mSunEtr1.pri.cur, whole genome shotgun sequence genome, one interval contains:
- the LOC125997919 gene encoding reticulon-4-like, translating into MLRREKPGVSTCKSGVVFGASLFLLLSLTVFSIVSVTAYIALALLSVTISFRIYKGVIQAIQKSDEGHPFRAFLDSEVAISEELIQKYSNSTLGHVNCAIKELRRLFLVDDLVDSLKFAVLMWVFTYVGALFNGLTLLILALISLFSVPVIYERHQTQIDHYLGLANKNIKDAMAKIQAKIPGLKRKAE; encoded by the exons ATGTTGAGAAG ggagaagccaggagtaagcacctgTAAGTCTGGAGTGGTGTTTGGTGCCAGCTTATTCCTGCTGCTTTCACTGACAGTATTCAGCATTGTGAGTGTAACAGCCTACATTGCCTTGGCACTGCTCTCTGTGACGATCAGCTTTAGGATATATAAGGGCGTGATCCAAGCTATCCAGAAATCAGATGAAGGCCACCCATTCAGGGCATTTTTGGATTCAGAAGTTGCTATATCTGAGGAATTGATTCAGAAATACAGTAATTCTACTCTTGGTCATGTGAACTGCGCAATAAAAGAACTCAGGCGTCTCTTTTTAGTTGATGATTTAGTTGATTCTCTAAAGTTTGCAGTGTTGATGTGGGTGTTTACCTATGTTGGTGCCTTGTTCAATGGTCTCACACTACTGATTTTGGCTCTGATTTCACTCTTCAGTGTTCCTGTTATTTATGAACGGCATCAGACACAGATTGATCATTATTTAGGACTTGcaaataagaatattaaagatGCTATGGCTAAAATCCAAGCAAAAATCCCTGGATTGAAGCGCAAAGCTGAATGA